TATGTCTCAGTAAAGGcattctataaaataaaataaagtacaaCTTATGCCAGAAGTAATGCTGTATATTCACCTTTTATATATTACTGTAGTATTAAAGGTAGATTAATTGATTCTAGTGTCATTGCAACAATTTATATACTTGCATTTGAATGCAtttcaaatatttacttttcctctcttttagaTCAGCCAAATTCTCTACACAGCTCTCAAGGTCCCATGACCAGTCAGGTTAATGAAGCCCTGTTTGCTGCCTCCCCTGAGAACCAGCCGGTTGAGAGCTGTGAGACCTCATTTACACCTGCTGATAATCTAGAAAGGAAACTTCAGTGTGAATACAATTACCACGTATTTGGGAGCCGGATGGATAAAGCAGTTCCACCTATAGCATACACCCCAGAaatgagagaggaagaaaggagacGAAGAGTTTCCAACGACCCGTTTGCAAAGCCATTTCCTACACCTCAATGGAGTGAACTGTATCCAAGAGCTGAAAAAACAGGATCAAACACTAATCCATATTTTTGGCCACAGCCAGCTGCATTAGTACCGAAACAGGGAAATGTAGATGTTTTTCATGGGCTAAACCCTTATAGTCTTCTAACGGGAAATACAGAGGGTCTCTATGGATTGTGTTCAGCCAATACCTTTAGCTTAAGTAAACCTCCTGTGCCTGAATCTGGCCAAAACCTGCAGTCACAGACCAACGTAAACTGGTATCCAAAGAATGCAGACACAGATACAGGTGAGATTCCACCTCCCCCAACACCTGTGTTTCTGAAGCCACGCTTATTCTCTAAAAGTGTAGTGTCCAGGCGTGTTTTGTAGTTTATGTAACAACAACCTGCTTACTGCTAACAGTTGATCTGTGATACAGTAGAGATGAATTTATTCCATGAAGTTCTCTTTGTTTACTTGAAGTTAATTCAGGTTGCTAAAATAATTTAGCTTTGACTTCATTATGctgttttcactgatttcaggCGTTTAACTTCAAGTGAACCATTTCTAAAGCATCCGTGTAATAGAGGAGCATCAGACCCAATGCCTAACTCTTCAGCTACCAGCCAAGTAACAGCTAAGCTACAGCAGCTACCAAACCCAAGAGCTGCTACCTATCATtctaggaaagcaaaggaaaactctTGACTCTTGAAAATGTAACATTCATACCATAGGTTCTGCATGTGCACAAACAACATTTTAGCATTTCAGAAAATAGACGGGTATTTTTAGCTTGATTTGCAGCAAGGTAAGAGACTCCTGAGCTCAGGGACCCAACAAGGAGCTAAGGCTCATAACTGTTTTCTCCAGAGAGCTCTGCCTGGTGCTGATGGGGAGCTTCTGTCCATATTGCTAGTGAGCTGTTGAGTAGAAAGGTATGGAGACAAAGAAGGAAGAGAACACTGAACATTGACAGAAAGCATAAATAAATGGTTACTAGAGGCCTATAAGATGTAACTTTTAGAAACTAGAGGTAGCGTGACATATGTGAGCCTGCTTCTACTAAATATTGGATATTTTTAGTGTGGAATTCTTTTCCAAATAATCTCACAAGAAAATCAAGGATGCCTAGCTGTTTACAGGCAGAAGGCCACAAAGTTGTTATTCTATTAAATCATTTATGCAGAGGCTGTGGCTAGTTGCTTATGTGAGTTTATTTACTGAAAGGAATCTGAGAGCTGTCATGTCAGAAGGCAGGGATTGGAACTGTCAACATCACTAATATAGTAAAAtcttctgtttgaaagaaaaaaaaagaaagttataggGAGGCTGTGTGCAGTAGTGTAGCAGATATCAAACTGAGGTGTAGAAGAGCTGCATTACAGCTCTTCCATTGAGTTGTGGGGTGACCATAACCCAGTCACTCTTACTGCCCCATACTGAGTTGCAGAGCTCAGTTGTGAGCATCCAAATTGATTGCTGCCTTTGGCAGGAAGTTACAGCTCTGCTGGACATTACTGCCACCAGCAAAAGATGCTGTGGTGTCCTATGCCTTTGCTAGAGCCAGTCACAAGCAGCGTGCTAACACAAACCACAGTCAGTCTCAGCAGTAACCTGTAGGAGCACACTTGGGAATGGAATTTTCCGATTTGAATACCTGATACGAGGCAGCTCTGCCCATAACTGTGGTGCACTGTGATCCCACACTGCCATCTACTAGCCAGGTGTTCATACGGCCACATGGAAGCCCATTGCCCTTACTGGGATCCAAGGATGATTAAGGCTGTTAGTCACTGAGCAAAACCACAGTAAGGTCATGGTTTGACTAGAGTTGACTAGAGTGTAGTTGACTAGAGAACTCTAGGCTTTGACTAGAGTTACTCAAtgagatacagaatcacagaatatttttggttggatgggacctttgagatcatcgagtccaaccaacaaaaaaaaaaaaaaaaccaaccacccaaaaaatcccagaacaccaacaccaaaaccaaaccaaatgcccacaaccacacaccacaccacccacaaacagacacaaaccaacaatctcgggcactagagcatgccctgaagtgccacatctacacgtttcttaaatacctccagggatggcgactccactacctccctgagcaggctgttccagtgcctgaccactctctcagtaaagtgatttttcctaatacctaatctaaacctcccctgccacaacttcagaccatttcctctggtcctgccattattcacttaggagaagagtccaacacccacctctctacaacctcctttcaggtagttgtagagggcaatgaggtcccccctcagcctcctcttctccaaactaaacatgcccagttccctcagcctctcctcgtatgacttgttctctagacccctcaccagcttggtgtctctcctctggacacgctccagcacttcaatgtcctttctgtagtgaggggcccagttAATACAATCCTGTTAATTAAAAAGCTTCTCATCTCTGTACTTAAGAGCACAAACTATGTACTGTTACAAATATGGCAGTCATTTTTAAGTacgtttccttttttaatttacataatgCTTTTGgcattattgtttgtttgttttccctctttgtttAGGTAATAAGGATTCCACTTCTTTCTCAAGGGGAACTTTTACATATTATCCTACTGCACCCAGAGTGAACACAGGTAAGCACTGTAACCTTCGTCTGTCTTGGTAGCCAACAGGCTATGCACTGCATCCTGATCAGTATAGCAAAAAACTTCAGAATCTTGAAATAATTTATGTTATTGCTTAATACCTCTAATCATAGCTGAAGTTATCGCTATGGGTAAGTAAAACTAATTCCTGTCTCTAGCAGGGCCTGTAGACATCATTAAATGTGTATTTGATGGGTCAAGGACAACGTATTTTATGTTCTCGTGCTTCTGAAAACATGAAAGCATTATAAGATATCCTGTATATCTAAGTCAGTCACTTTCTTAGATTAAATGTCAACTCTACCCAACTCCTGAACCCCACATGCATTTGGGAAACCTGTCTTTTCTTGCTCTGGATTTTTAATACAAATCTCTAGCTACAGGCTGCATGTGGATCAACCTTCCTTGAGGCACACATCTCCACAGTTCAACTGGCTTAAACCCCTGAAATTCTATTCTATCCCTCAGGAGTTGTTAATACATGCTCCTTTGAAGTTGTGTTGCTTGGGGCACCTTGAATTCTTTAATTACAAACTGAAAAAGCTTTGAAAGGGTTAAGTGGTTTACACTTACAAAGAAAACTTGAAACAGCAGGTTTCTGTCTTCTTGACTGTATGTCCCTTAGAGTCTTCAGATGATGACCCAAAAGTGATAGACGAGAAAAGCGTAGAGGCTTTTACTGTTAGTATTGACAAAGCATTTGTACATGTTTTCATATCTTGTGCTAGATTCATCTCATTACCAGTTACGAAAATAGAAAACGtgagattttttcattttttttagctaaaaataTGAATGCATTTCTTTGGTCCTTCACCtcaaaaaaaatgcattccttTTGTGCAACTTCTAGAAACTAATCATGCATACATATCAGTATTTCTGACTAGCAGTTTCAGGTTAAcaaatattaaatgcatttagTCAGATTTTTATATGTGACTGTAGATTTCCACACTTCACATTCCAATTGCGGCTGTAACGAGGATGTTTGTGCATCTAACCATCATTTTAGGTGATTAAGTACAGAGCTTGGTCTATCATTTTACTTACCTGTACTTCAATTTTAGACCCAGGTTGTGATATTCACCACTTAAACTAGAATTAGAACATTTAATGGATGACTATCCAAACAAAGTTCAGAAAACATTGTCAAGAGAAAACTGATGTCACCTAACATGGCTAAGAATAGTCACTTAGTTTCATGTTATGTGTGGAAATCAGACAACTGTAAGCAAAAGACACCAAATTAGGGGTTTAACTAATCACATGCAGTAAACCACAAATGGAAGCTCCCAGAGGTGCATGCAATTTAGTGGTGCAGTTAGTTGCATATACATGTTGACTTTTATTGCTGAGGATTCAGGCcttaaaagaaaggaggaggggttTTTGGTAAGGTATCTCAGAAAATATTGTAGTCTTGCCTTAGAACCAAAAGaacagaacaggggaaaaaataaaaattaaataaataactgtTGTTGAAACAAACACTGAGCAAGAGTGCACTGTGAAAATAGATACAACTGAAGAATACACTCCTAGATAGCAGGGATGAAATACATTGTGAAACAGAGAGATGCCATCAAGACAGCATAGTATAACATGGAGTATAGAAACCTTATGAGCAactagaaattatttcctgtagtCTCACAGAAATTTGAAGCCATAATCGTAGATCTGAACTTACATCTATGAAAATAGGCAGAAGTAAggctttaaaatataaacaaaaagtgCTTTCAAGTACAGACCTGCTGAAGCTGTTAGCCAACAAAAAGCGAGGCTGCTACCACACATTCCTGAAGCGCAGGGAACATTTACAGGCTAGTAACTACCAGCATGTAAGGCTTGGTTATGGCACTTtgtcatagaatagaataggatgGGCTTTCACTAAAGTACATTTATATCACACTGCATAACAAAAATATGCTCACAGTTGCCAGTAAATGGCATTAAATGCATATAAAACCATTTAATCACTTCCCTGATTAGCCAAACCTTCCTCCTCACGTTACTTCTTGACATTTTGAACCATACGCAGTTGTTTATAAAATTGTATTAAATTTTCTTATACAGAAGACTCAATCAAGTACAACATAAGTAACAGTTCCGGAATTCAAATTGGATCCTACAATCACATGAAAATTGAAGAGCACAATCAACATATCAGCACTTCTCCTGTTGCTACAGAAGCAACTTATATGGATTATGAAGCATTGGGTGTATTTGGTAAGAGAAATATCTCCCTAGTTTTGGTGTAGTCTCCCCGTATATTTATCTGGTACAGCTTTCTCCCTCTGATACTCGAGAAATAACTGTTTGGGGCCTTTGCTACTACATACTTATGAGTGTATAAAACAAGTAAGGGTTTATGCTGGTACTGTTCTGTGATACTGTGTACCTCATTTGTCCCGTAGTTACATGATCTCTTATGAGACACTAGATACAAGTATAGATGTATATGCATCAAGAACAAGAGGAATAACAACACTCAAATTGGTAGAAGCAAGATAAGGATTAGTGGTCCTCACTCAATTTATAGTAATAATAGAATAAcctgagttggaaaggacccatgaagatcattgagtccagtgCCTGACGCCACACAGAAGAACCTAAAAGTTAAGCCATAtatctaagagcattgtccaaacacttcttgaacactgacaggcttggggccaCGATCACTTCATTCAGGTAGAAATTGGAAGATtttggattttaatttatttttgtttgtcaaTACTGAATTAAACTATCCCAGTGTATTCCCAAGTAAACAAATTAATAGTGTCCCAGAATATAAaactaaataatataaaaaatataaaaaagaatatataaaatatataaaataatatataaaaaatataaaatatgtaatcTAGATATCAGCTGTATAAGAACTCTAGGAAGGAGCTTTTCAATTTTGCAGGCTTAGTGAGAAACCGATAGCCTCAGATCAAAAAGCAAGTCCAGCAACTGACCTTTGAATACATGCGTTCTGACTGGGAGATTCTTTCCTGGCATCACTGGTTAATACTGCCTCCACATAAGCCACTTCTGATTGTATCACTAAAATTCTGTTTCCAGATATTACCAATAACTAGTTGGGGGAGGGCAGGCGAGACAGTGAAAGTAGCAGAACTGTTAAACTATGCCATTTTCTTATACTCTTTTTCTCGTTTCAGACAATACTACTGTCCTGACCGAGAAACATCTGAATCTAGTGCGAGAAAAATTAGCTAAACAGTGGAAGCACTGCGCTCGTAAACTGGGCTTCTCTGATCCTGAGATTGATGAAATCGATCATGACTATGAACGAGATGGACTAAAAGAGAAAGTTTACCAAATGCTGCTTAAGTGGGTAATGAGGGAAGGCTCCAAAGGTGCTACAGTTGGAAAGCTTGCCAAAGCCCTCTTTGGCTGCCAAAGACTGGATCTTCTTACTAGTTTGATGCAAATCAATGAGGAATAAGTTGACTGAGAACTGGGGGAAATAAGGGTATTTTTTCCTGAAGACCTTCCAATAACAAGTAATAATTTTGAACAGATTTTCTGGAGCTCTCCTTTTTGCACAGACTTTTTGGAACGCATTTTTTCTGCCAAGCAGTTTTCAATGAATATCTCCAGTAAATCAAAAAACTTATGTCAAGATAATTGGTCTCCCAgaggataaaagaaaataagcatcttCCTTCTGAATAAAATGATTGTTCAAAGATAATGACGACCAAATGCAATAGTAGTATCGATTCGAGGAGAACACGTTATACAAAATTTCTAGATTCTGTCTTGAAACACATTGGTACTCTTCTTTAGTTCTGGACAAAAGCATGTCATTTCAGCAAAGCTAATAAATCAGTAGTAGTATGTGAAAGACTGACTCACTCCTTGAAAAACttggacagaaaataaaatcaaatcttaaaTTTTGCCAGAAGTGCCAATACTTACAAGGGTACTATCCCAGATTGCTCTAAGTCaatatgataattttttttagatcTTTTTTATAATGTTTATTAAATACAGATGTCTGGAATTATGCAGAAAAGCAGTGcgaataaaagcaaaaattatttttggcttCAAAAGTATATAATCGATAAAATACTCTTCTTTCACAGGTTAATATTGCATTATACTTTTATATTGCTTGCTAGAAAAGATTTTACATGGTAAGTTTCTCATCTGCTTTATgaaatagtggaaaaaaaaaaccacatgttTAATCATTATGCAATCCAAAGTAAAAACTTGGGAATATGAAGGCTTTTGGAAGGGGTAAGTGCCTTACTACTGCATGACAGAAGACCCATTCTCTTACTCTCTCTGGGGAGCATTAGTAGTTTCTGAATCTCTTAGGCTGCATTTTCACTAGTAAATTAAAAGTGCCTGGTAATGTTTCTGGGTGCTGAGGTTAACTGGCATGCCACAGCCTGCTCCAAGGATAGAAAATTCTTTAAACCTCCAAAATACTGTGGAAGGGCTATTTCATAGTTCTGAAGTTGTGTCAGGGAACACTTGAACAGCTCTGTGGCATAGGTGATGTTATCCCAATGCCTGGGAATGTTCGTTGCCACTCTAATTTATCAGTATTGACATAATCTCAGTTGTGTGCAAAAGTGTACAATATCTATGAAAGAAGCATTACCGAGCTGTAAATTTTTATGCCCTAAGACTAATTATGCTGAACTTTTCCTATGAAGGATGATACCTCCTAGTTCCATCAAATCTAcaaatatttccagcagatgttttgGACCAGGTTATTCTTTATGCTATAGAAAGAAGTGTAGTTAGAATGGATTCCTGCTCTTTGATACAACAGACAGCATTTTAGtagaagcaaaatgaaactgGAGTCATAGCAAGCACCAGCATATTTGTCATGTTTAAACATACTTAGCACAAGGCAATGGTGGAAATGGCTCCCAAAATAGAGTGTTTAACAGAAATTAATACAAGGAGTGTGCCATCCACCAAGATACTGGAGCATTTGTATATTTATTGTTAATGTATGCTAAAACATACATATGCTACCTTGGGGTGTATCAGTACATGCCACAGTAATATTTATGTTTTCAATTCCTCAGAATTTATTATATTGCCTTACTGTTTGGACTTAGCAACATACTAA
The nucleotide sequence above comes from Numenius arquata chromosome 4, bNumArq3.hap1.1, whole genome shotgun sequence. Encoded proteins:
- the RIPK1 gene encoding receptor-interacting serine/threonine-protein kinase 1, translated to MSLEDIHMNTQDLLEKKQLDAGGFGTISLCFHKKHGYVVLKKVYTGPQRTEYNASLLEEGRIMRKLQHDRVVKLLGIVLEDGNYSLVMEYVDRGNMMKVLQKVPLPLSVKGRFVLEITEGMLYLHDQGFVHKDLKPENILVDKDFHIKIADLGVASFKNWSRLTQEETVRQKQIKTTRQNNAGTLFYMAPEHLSCLHVKPVEKSDVYSFGIVMWAIFADKEPYEHGINEAQICFGIMNGNRPDIKEINNKCPVEITDLMQQCWDQESEKRPTFAEISQRYRPFYYQNLEKDIEDDLKKLKQMWPESNELLNRMQSLQIDAVAEDTSNGQVDQPNSLHSSQGPMTSQVNEALFAASPENQPVESCETSFTPADNLERKLQCEYNYHVFGSRMDKAVPPIAYTPEMREEERRRRVSNDPFAKPFPTPQWSELYPRAEKTGSNTNPYFWPQPAALVPKQGNVDVFHGLNPYSLLTGNTEGLYGLCSANTFSLSKPPVPESGQNLQSQTNVNWYPKNADTDTGNKDSTSFSRGTFTYYPTAPRVNTEDSIKYNISNSSGIQIGSYNHMKIEEHNQHISTSPVATEATYMDYEALGVFDNTTVLTEKHLNLVREKLAKQWKHCARKLGFSDPEIDEIDHDYERDGLKEKVYQMLLKWVMREGSKGATVGKLAKALFGCQRLDLLTSLMQINEE